In a single window of the Poecile atricapillus isolate bPoeAtr1 chromosome 27, bPoeAtr1.hap1, whole genome shotgun sequence genome:
- the CRHR1 gene encoding corticotropin-releasing factor receptor 1 — MQAFLLWDSPVAASIQEQYCESLPPVTNHTGPQCNASVDLIGTCWPRSAVGQLVARPCPEYFYGVRYNTTNNGYRECLANGSWAARVNYSQCQEILSEEKKSKLHYHIAVIINYLGHCVSLGALLVAFVLFMRLRSIRCLRNIIHWNLITAFILRNATWFVVQLTMNPEVHESNVVWCRLVTAAYNYFHVTNFFWMFGEGCYLHTAIVLTYSTDKLRKWMFICIGWCIPFPIIVAWAIGKLYYDNEKCWFGKRAGVYTDYIYQGPMILVLLINFIFLFNIVRILMTKLRASTTSETIQYRKAVKATLVLLPLLGITYMLFFVNPGEDEISRIVFIYFNSLLESFQGFFVSVFYCFLNSEVRSAVRKRWHRWQDKHSIRARVARAMSIPTSPTRVSFHSIKQSTAV, encoded by the exons GTCCCCAGTGCAACGCCTCGGTGGACCTGATTGGCACATGCTGGCCCCGGAGCGCGGTGGGACAGCTGGTGGCTCGGCCCTGCCCTGAGTACTTCTATGGCGTGCGGTACAACACCACCA ATAATGGGTACAGGGAGTGCCTCGCAAATGGGAGCTGGGCAGCACGTGTCAACTACTCCCAGTGCCAGGAGATCCTCAGTGAAGAG AAGAAGAGCAAGCTGCACTACCACATTGCTGTCATCATCAACTACCTGGGCCACTGTGTTTCGCTGGGGGCCCTCCTTGTGGCATTTGTCCTCTTCATGCGCCTGCG gagcATACGGTGCCTGAGAAACATCATCCACTGGAACCTGATCACAGCCTTCATCCTACGCAATGCCACATGGTTCGTGGTGCAGCTCACCATGAACCCAGAGGTGCACGAGAGCAATGTG GTTTGGTGTCGATTGGTCACTGCTGCTTACAATTACTTCCATGTCACCAACTTTTTCTGGATGTTTGGCGAGGGTTGCTACCTGCACACGGCCATCGTGCTCACCTACTCCACGGACAAGCTCCGCAAGTGGATGTTCATCTGCATCGGCTGGT GTATCCCCTTTCCCATCATCGTTGCCTGGGCCATTGGGAAGCTCTACTACGACAATGAGAA GTGCTGGTTTGGGAAGCGAGCGGGTGTTTATACTGACTACATTTACCAAGGCCCCATGATCCTGGTGCTTCTG ATCAACTTCATCTTTCTATTCAACATTGTTCGGATCCTCATGACGAAGCTCCGAGCTTCAACTACATCAGAGACAATCCAGTACAG GAAAGCAGTCAAGGCCacactggtgctgctgccctTGCTGGGGATCACCTACATGCTGTTCTTTGTCAACCCAGGGGAGGATGAGATCTCCAGGATAGTCTTCATCTACTTCAACTCCCTTCTGGAATCTTTCCAG GGCTTCTTCGTCTCTGTCTTCTACTGCTTCCTGAACAGCGAG GTGCGATCAGCCGTACGGAAGCGGTGGCACCGGTGGCAGGACAAGCACTCCATCCGTGCCCGCGTAGCGAGGGCCATGTCCATCCCCACCTCCCCAACCCGTGTCAGCTTCCACAGCATCAAGCAATCCACGGCTGTCTGA